A genomic stretch from Chitinophagaceae bacterium includes:
- a CDS encoding 1-acyl-sn-glycerol-3-phosphate acyltransferase yields the protein MEEQKANKKDTVPPPLPGRGGWVVRLLKPFQYIYAIYAMLLFVVIMLFVFPFVVAGSFFGKIKGGNIVMGIARGWGDVWLFLLGIYHVRIVEQEIREHQPYIFVSNHNSYMDIPQMLKSVRRPLRILGKAETGKVPIFGIIYNAAVVPVARGSAENRARSVKTLKAVLSKEISIYIAPEGTFNMTDQPLIHFYDGAFRLAVETQTPVKPMLYLDSVKRLHWSSIFAFTPGKLRTVYLEEISPVGYTADQLKQKVYEVMEKKLVEYKASWIASPPTP from the coding sequence ATGGAAGAACAAAAAGCTAATAAGAAAGATACAGTGCCGCCTCCTCTCCCTGGGAGAGGAGGTTGGGTGGTGAGGCTTCTCAAGCCATTTCAATATATCTACGCCATTTACGCCATGCTTTTATTTGTGGTGATCATGTTGTTTGTTTTTCCTTTTGTTGTTGCAGGTTCGTTCTTTGGAAAAATAAAGGGTGGAAATATTGTGATGGGTATTGCAAGAGGCTGGGGAGATGTGTGGTTGTTCCTGCTGGGTATTTATCATGTGCGGATTGTTGAACAGGAAATCAGGGAACATCAACCATATATCTTTGTAAGTAATCATAATTCATACATGGATATTCCGCAGATGCTGAAATCTGTGCGACGTCCGTTGCGTATTTTAGGAAAAGCAGAAACAGGGAAAGTGCCCATCTTCGGAATCATTTACAATGCAGCGGTTGTGCCGGTTGCAAGAGGCAGTGCAGAAAACCGGGCAAGAAGTGTAAAGACATTAAAAGCTGTATTAAGCAAAGAAATTTCTATCTATATCGCACCGGAAGGAACTTTCAATATGACAGATCAACCGTTGATTCATTTTTATGATGGCGCTTTTCGACTGGCTGTTGAAACACAAACACCTGTCAAACCAATGCTGTATTTAGATAGTGTAAAACGGTTACACTGGAGCAGCATCTTTGCATTTACTCCAGGTAAATTAAGAACGGTTTATCTGGAAGAAATTTCTCCTGTCGGTTACACGGCTGATCAGCTCAAACAAAAAGTATATGAAGTGATGGAGAAGAAACTGGTGGAGTATAAGGCGAGTTGGATTGCAAGCCCCCCAACCCCCTGA
- a CDS encoding DUF4258 domain-containing protein: protein MKKVLPYILLIVLLLAAVMIRRCNSTKNTTDNQKEKKKTEDVRNPTEPKTDNEKSNLDVFRDPESDFYFTKHARCRMKCRHITQEEVKEIVRKAEVNYKKSELDAVQGPKYALEGYTSRDNQHVRIIVAPKQRHLTIVTVIDLDEDWECPSCK from the coding sequence ATGAAGAAAGTGCTTCCATATATTTTACTAATTGTTTTGCTGCTGGCTGCGGTCATGATCCGCCGTTGTAACAGCACAAAAAATACAACCGATAATCAAAAAGAAAAAAAGAAAACGGAAGATGTACGTAATCCCACAGAACCGAAAACGGATAACGAGAAAAGTAATTTAGATGTCTTCAGAGATCCTGAATCAGATTTTTATTTTACAAAACATGCACGCTGCCGTATGAAGTGCAGACATATTACACAGGAAGAAGTGAAAGAAATTGTACGGAAAGCTGAAGTGAATTATAAGAAGAGTGAACTGGATGCAGTGCAGGGACCGAAGTATGCATTGGAAGGATATACATCGAGAGACAATCAGCATGTGCGGATTATTGTTGCACCGAAACAAAGGCATTTAACTATTGTAACGGTGATTGATTTGGATGAAGATTGGGAATGCCCGAGTTGTAAATAG